From a single Funiculus sociatus GB2-C1 genomic region:
- a CDS encoding alpha/beta hydrolase, which yields MLNVVKDCKSGGQMKDGTGLSLLMRNFRDGYPLKPGQSLVGLSPCRGGQFQPRFEARRSLPVGIPKQSLGTRKFILSLALAIPAIIAAMPSRVLGAEQIFISLGPLQLTLPVSALEVYAREGKINDDLAFYARYIKPEQLAQLRNILLTRADVSPVAVAQFLYTPQGEVILRRVGEVIQTKAFQPGFYAIRAALIQAAADPEGLTLLNVLRNFPTYAVRINSERGFEILGDLTNAIRETQVAIASVEQQAIAEASTTPSDERISAPLPTATSLNSSQGQDLQQQGPLKWEKQTLLLNDFSRSRAYAVDVYLPQLSGRSAPVIVISHGLGNDRASFAYLAEHLASYGFAVAVPEHPGSNAERVRELFSGLANEAGPPSEAVDRPLDVKYLLDQLGATYQGRINLQQVGVIGQSFGGYTALALAGAEINFEQLQKDCPVLNETLNLSLLLQCRAIKLPPVDYNLQDGRVKAAIAINPVTSTIFGKSELADIKVPVMFVASSNDTVTPPLAEQILPFTWLTTPDKYLVLLKEGTHFSTMAESVASGGVIPIPVSVIGPDPKIAFDYMKLLSLAFFKTYVAGEPDYQRYLNAQYAQSISQEVLPLSLLQSLTAEQLNMRTNRRQRTENRVSPTPQATP from the coding sequence ATGTTAAACGTTGTCAAAGATTGCAAAAGCGGGGGACAGATGAAGGATGGCACGGGGTTGAGCCTTTTGATGAGGAATTTTAGGGACGGCTATCCACTTAAGCCGGGACAGTCCTTGGTAGGACTCTCGCCTTGCAGGGGAGGGCAGTTTCAGCCTCGATTTGAGGCGAGGCGGAGTCTCCCGGTTGGCATTCCCAAGCAGAGCCTGGGAACGAGAAAGTTTATTTTATCTTTAGCGTTAGCAATACCTGCAATAATTGCGGCGATGCCTAGCCGCGTGTTGGGAGCTGAGCAAATATTTATTTCCTTAGGCCCTTTGCAGTTGACTCTGCCAGTTTCGGCTTTGGAAGTGTATGCCAGGGAAGGCAAAATTAATGATGATTTAGCTTTTTATGCTAGGTATATAAAGCCCGAACAGCTGGCGCAGTTACGAAATATTTTGCTAACTCGCGCTGATGTGAGTCCTGTAGCTGTGGCACAATTTCTCTACACGCCGCAGGGAGAAGTGATACTGCGACGGGTGGGCGAGGTTATCCAAACGAAAGCTTTTCAACCGGGTTTTTATGCGATTCGAGCGGCTTTGATTCAAGCTGCGGCCGATCCGGAAGGCTTGACGCTGCTGAATGTGCTGCGGAATTTTCCGACTTACGCGGTTCGGATCAATTCAGAGCGTGGCTTTGAGATTCTTGGCGATTTGACAAATGCGATTCGGGAAACGCAGGTAGCGATCGCATCGGTGGAACAGCAAGCGATCGCTGAAGCATCAACTACACCATCAGATGAGAGGATATCTGCGCCGTTACCAACGGCGACATCCTTAAATTCCAGCCAAGGGCAGGATTTGCAACAACAAGGCCCTTTGAAATGGGAAAAGCAAACACTGCTTCTTAATGACTTTAGCCGCTCTCGCGCTTACGCGGTTGATGTTTACTTACCCCAACTGAGCGGACGTTCAGCACCCGTAATTGTGATTTCCCACGGATTGGGAAATGACCGCGCTTCGTTTGCTTATTTAGCTGAACACTTGGCATCCTATGGCTTTGCGGTTGCTGTACCGGAGCATCCAGGTAGTAATGCTGAACGAGTGCGAGAGTTATTTAGCGGGCTGGCTAATGAGGCGGGCCCTCCTTCTGAGGCGGTTGACCGACCTCTGGATGTAAAGTATTTGCTGGATCAACTGGGAGCAACGTATCAAGGGCGAATCAATTTGCAACAGGTCGGCGTTATCGGTCAGTCTTTTGGAGGTTACACGGCTTTGGCGCTGGCTGGGGCAGAAATTAATTTTGAGCAACTGCAAAAAGATTGTCCGGTATTGAATGAGACTTTGAATCTGTCGCTGTTGCTTCAGTGTCGGGCAATCAAGCTGCCGCCAGTTGATTATAATTTGCAGGACGGGCGAGTGAAAGCTGCGATCGCTATTAACCCTGTTACTAGCACCATCTTTGGAAAATCTGAGCTTGCTGATATCAAAGTTCCGGTGATGTTCGTTGCCAGCAGCAATGATACTGTCACTCCACCCTTAGCAGAACAGATTCTTCCCTTTACTTGGCTCACTACACCAGACAAGTATCTGGTTCTGCTCAAAGAAGGAACCCACTTTTCTACTATGGCAGAATCAGTTGCCAGTGGTGGTGTGATCCCGATTCCGGTATCAGTTATTGGGCCAGATCCGAAAATAGCTTTTGACTATATGAAACTATTGAGCCTTGCCTTTTTTAAAACATACGTTGCTGGAGAGCCAGATTATCAGCGTTACCTGAATGCTCAATATGCTCAATCTATTAGTCAAGAAGTGTTGCCTTTGAGTCTGCTTCAATCGCTGACGGCAGAACAGTTGAATATGAGAACTAACAGGCGACAGAGAACAGAAAATAGGGTTTCTCCAACTCCACAGGCAACACCTTAG
- the truB gene encoding tRNA pseudouridine(55) synthase TruB: MQGFLNLNKPTEFTSHDCVAKVRKLLRLKRVGHGGTLDPAATGVLPIALGKATRLLQYLRTDKAYWGTIRLGVRTTTDDLEGEIISAEPVQELTVEQVKAALGQFVGKIQQIPPSYSAIQIDGKRLYDLARTGEIIDVPARQVEVYKIEILEWREGDFPELDVAIACGAGTYIRAIARDLGTSLNIGGTLAALTRTSSSGFNLTDSLTFEELEAQLKLETFKPIPAVAALSHLSTLTLSAKDAKAWCQGQRVFPPDAPIGDGKPLRVNDEDGRFLGIGCLGATDAGYLLISQMVFEPIS, from the coding sequence GTGCAAGGTTTTTTAAATTTAAACAAACCAACTGAATTTACCTCTCACGATTGCGTTGCTAAGGTGCGAAAACTTTTGCGCCTCAAGCGGGTGGGACATGGGGGAACTTTAGATCCTGCTGCTACGGGTGTTTTACCAATTGCGCTGGGAAAGGCGACGCGACTGTTGCAATATTTGCGGACAGATAAGGCTTATTGGGGAACGATTCGGCTGGGCGTGAGGACGACAACTGATGATTTGGAAGGGGAAATTATTAGCGCTGAACCTGTACAGGAATTAACCGTAGAACAGGTGAAAGCAGCCCTTGGGCAATTTGTGGGAAAGATTCAACAAATACCACCCAGTTATAGTGCGATTCAAATTGATGGAAAACGACTTTACGATTTGGCAAGGACGGGGGAAATAATAGATGTTCCAGCGCGACAAGTTGAAGTTTACAAGATAGAAATTTTGGAATGGCGAGAAGGCGATTTTCCAGAATTGGATGTAGCGATCGCGTGTGGTGCTGGAACCTATATTAGAGCGATCGCTCGCGATTTAGGAACATCTCTCAACATCGGCGGTACCCTTGCCGCTTTGACTCGCACTTCCAGTAGCGGCTTCAATCTAACAGATAGCCTAACTTTTGAAGAATTAGAAGCACAGCTAAAATTAGAAACCTTTAAACCGATTCCAGCAGTAGCAGCGCTGTCCCATCTTTCCACCCTCACCTTATCAGCAAAAGACGCTAAAGCATGGTGCCAAGGGCAACGGGTTTTTCCTCCAGATGCGCCTATTGGGGATGGCAAACCACTGCGGGTTAATGATGAAGATGGACGCTTTTTAGGCATTGGTTGTTTAGGGGCAACAGATGCTGGCTATCTGCTAATTTCCCAGATGGTTTTTGAGCCAATATCGTAG